Genomic DNA from Paenibacillus borealis:
TACGTTCAGCCCGCTGAGCGGAGAGGGAATCCCCCCGGAAGCCGATGGAATCTATATCGGCGGCGGGTTTCCGGAGGAATTCGCAGCCGTGATTGCAGCGAATTCGCTCTTCCTGGACGGCTTAAGAGCTGCAGCTGCAGACGGAATGCCGCTGTATGCGGAATGCGGCGGCTATATGATTCTGGCCCGCAGCCTGACCGACCGCTCCGGCGCTGTGCATGAGATGGCCGGAATCATTCCGGCACATACCGTAATGCAGGAGCGCCGTGCCGCTCTCGGATACCGTGAGGTGACAGCACTCCACGATTGCCTGTTGCTGAAGCAGGGCGGGCGTCTGCGCGGCCATGAATTCCATTATTCCAGCATGAGCTACACTCCTGGTGAAGCCCGGACGTATGCCTATGAGAGCAAAGGCAGAGGGGGCAGTCATCCTGAGGGCTACATCAGTGGCAACATTATGGCTGCTTATGCGCATATTCATTTGGCTTCCCACCTCCCGGCTGCCGGGCGGCTGGTGGAAGCCTGCCGTACGTATCGGGAACAGAAGCACACCGCGCAGCGGCCCTGAACATCGGTCGCAGCCTCTCTGGCACTACAAATGGAAGCGGCGCGGATACCCGGATCATGTCAACAATGATCTGTTGGTTTTCGTGCAATCAAACGGCTGGAAATCCGCCATTTTCTACATTCTGTTGTATTTCCTGCAATTGATTTTTGGATTTTTTCTGTAAAATAGGAGATTGCTCGAAATCTATTGCAGTAAATACATTAGAGTCCAATTATGGGACGTTTTTAACGGAATCTGATGTACATAATACAATCAGCCTGGCAGCCTTGAAATCTATATCCGTCTTTTCTGACGCCATGTATGTCAACCGCTTGTCATACAGCTGAAGGCCACGTATAATAAAAAATAGAGAGCGCTTTATTGACCGTAAGGCTAACGCAAATACAGCCCTTATGCGGCAATGCGTCTGAGTATTAAGCCTTGCGTTTTAAGTCTTATTTGTGTGCACTTAACATGAGAGTAGCCATTAACACAAGGACCGGAGTTTCAATTTCTGTGTTAATAAGCAACAGCGCAATTATCTAAATACTAAATATGATTGTACGGAGAAGGGAGAACACTGCAGTGGGATTATTGGGAGCGGTTGAAGCAGGCGGAACAAAGTTTGTATGCGGAATCGGAAATGAGGACGGGACGATTATCGACCGGGTGAGCTTCCCGACTACTACCCCTCAGGAAACGATGGGGCTGGTATTGGATTACTTCACCGGTAAAGGAGTGGAAGCCATTGGCATCGGTTCCTTTGGACCGATTGACCCGGTGATCGGCAGCGCTACCTACGGGTATATTACAACGACACCGAAACCCCACTGGGGCGGTTATAATCTGGTAGGAGCCGTGGCTGAGCATTTCGATGTACCGATCGGTTTCGATACAGATGTGAACGGAGCAGCCCTGGGAGAGTACACATGGGGAGCTGCTCAAGGACTGGACAGCTGCCTCTACATCACGGTAGGCACCGGCATCGGCGCCGGTGCAGTGGTCGGCGGGAAGCTGGTCCACGGGCTGTCCCATCCTGAGATGGGACATATTCTGGTCCGCCGCCATCCGGAGGATCACTATGAAGGCTTCTGCCCTTATCATGGCGATTGCCTGGAAGGCCTGGCGGCAGGCCCGGCGATCGGCAAACGCTGGGGCAAGCCGGCGGGGGAGCTGCCGGCAGATCATCCGGCCTGGGCGATGGAGGCCCACTATCTGGCCCACGCCCTGATGAACTATGTGCTGATCCTCTCGCCGCAGAGAATCGTGATGGGCGGCGGTGTGATGAAGCAGAGCCAGCTCTTCCCGCTGATCCATACCAAGCTGCAGGAACTGCTTAGCGGATATGTGCAGCATCCGGCGCTCAATGAAGCCATCGGCAGCTATATTGTCCCTCCACAGCTCGGGGATAACGCCGGACTCTCAGGTTCGCTTGGACTCGCCAAGCTGGCACTTGACCGCCGGTAGGGCGTCCTGTAAAAAGGCATTGACTGTTTCGTAATATGTGGTATCCTAGGTTTTAACAGTATAGCATTTAAGAGGAAGCACCTCTTTCACGAATTTCGTGGGAGAGGTGCTTTTTTTGTGTGCGAAGATAAGAATTTATAGGCTTCCCGCAATAAATAATTCTTATCTTTCCCGCTGAAACGGTACCGGGCGGGGACAGGGAATCCGGTCCGCACAAATGATCATGCATGCTGTAAGACGATGAAGGTAGGGATTTATATGCAGATCGTATTTATGAACCGGTTGTCCAGAATGTCAGGAGTGGACCAGGAAGTATTTGCCCAATTGTGGATTGGAGAGGAGGAGGGACTGTGGCGTCTAGGCTGGCGCGACTTCTCAGGGGAGCAGGAAATGGGCGACAGCTTATGGTATGAAGGCGGTTCTTGGAGTGAAATGCTGTGTGTGTACCGGCATGAGCTGGCAATGAAGATGGGAGACGGTTACCGTCCCCTGATTGATGGTGTATTTCATGAAGATGAGCATCTTAGCAGCCGCGGACAGGAGCAGCTTAAACTGCAGTATTACAGTGAGCAGCACGGGAATGAAACGGTCTATGAGGAGCTGTGCTCCTGGCGCAGGGGGAAGGCCTCCAGCGAACGCAAGGCACCTTATATCCTGGCCAGCAACCGTCTGCTGCGGATGATCAGTGCATTTCTGCCTCATACGGCGGAAGAGCTGCTGCAGATTCCCGGAGTAGGTGAAGGTAAAGCCTCGCAATATGGTGCCGACTGGCTCAGTATTACCTCCGGTGTGCAGCGTGAACATCAATATCCGCTGGGCTGGGTAAGTGATTCGATCGACGAAGAGAGCTTTGTTTCGTGGCTGTACAAACAGAAGGAGCTCAAATACAAGAAGCAGCTGGAGCGGCTGCGGCTGCGGCGTGTACTGCTTCAGGGCATTGAAGGCGGACAAGGCATGGAGCAGCTCAAAGGGCTCAGCGGAGTCTCCAGACGCGAAGTCCTCGAAGCCGTAGAAGAGCTGGAGAAGGACGGCTATTCCGTCGAGAAGCTCATTGCTCTTGAACTCAGTGAAGTTACTTCCCAGGAACTGAACAATATATGGACAGCCTATGAACTGATCGGAGATACGTTCCTGAAGCCGGTACTCTACAAAGCCTATGGCGAGGACTTCTCCCCTGCTGAAGGCCTGGATATGTACTATGAGCGTCTGCGGCTGATCCGTATCCGCTTCCGCCGGGAGCAGCCGGCCGCGTTGGGACTGGCTACGAATCTGTAAGAAGCAGCGTTCTTCCCCGGATTAACCCTGCACAGCTTGCTTTTCCTTTCGCGAGAGAGGAAGCGCGCTGCAGGGTTTTATCTGCGAGCGGCAGTGTCTTGCAGGTTATTAGGAGAAAGGGGCAATTAGCGTTACTATACCTGTATGCAGTTAATAAAGGAGTGAGACAGATGATAGTAACGCTGACGGTTAATCCAAGTGTCGATGCCAGTACGGGCATAGGTCAGGTGGTCCCGGATCATAAGCTGCGCTGCCGCGAGGCGTCTTATAAACCGGGCGGCGGCGGTGTGAATGTGTCCCGGGCGATTCACAGGCTGGGCGGGGATTCCCTGGCACTGTATGCCTCGGGCGGACTTCACGGACAATTGCTGCACCATATGCTGGAACAGGAGGGCGTAAGGCACCAGGAGATTCCGATTAGCGGGCAGACAAGGGAGAATCTGATTGTCGTGGAGGAATCCACCGGGCAGCAGTACCGGTTCGATATGCCGGGCCCGCGGTTCATCGAAGGGGACTGGAAGGAGTGTCTGGAGCAATTAACGGCGCTGCCGGACAAGCCGGCTTATATCGTAGCCAGCGGCAGTCTGCCCCCAGGCTGTCCCGCTGATTTCTATGCGCGTGTCATTGAAGCGGCGAAGCCATGGAAGGCACGGGTCATTGTGGATACTTCCGGGGAAGCGCTGCAGCTTGCAGCTGATGCCGGAGTCTACCTGTTGAAGCCGAACGCCCGTGAGCTTGAAGATTTGTCGGGCCATGCTATATCCGGTGATGAGGAAGTAAAGGCAGCCGCGCTGCAGCTGATTGAAGAAGGGCGGACGGAAGTAGTAGTCGTCTCACTCGGCGGGGACGGGGCGCTGCTGATTACCAGAGACGGCTGTGAGCACCTGCGGGCACCTGAAGTTCCCGTGCTCAGCGTCGTCGGCGCGGGCGACAGTCTGGTAGCCGGGCTGGTGTATAGTCTGGAACGGGGCTGGCCGCTGCGCAGAGCCGTTCAGTTCGGCATCGCCTCCGGAGCTGCTGCAGTCATGAATCCGGAGCGCCAGCTG
This window encodes:
- a CDS encoding ROK family protein; translated protein: MGLLGAVEAGGTKFVCGIGNEDGTIIDRVSFPTTTPQETMGLVLDYFTGKGVEAIGIGSFGPIDPVIGSATYGYITTTPKPHWGGYNLVGAVAEHFDVPIGFDTDVNGAALGEYTWGAAQGLDSCLYITVGTGIGAGAVVGGKLVHGLSHPEMGHILVRRHPEDHYEGFCPYHGDCLEGLAAGPAIGKRWGKPAGELPADHPAWAMEAHYLAHALMNYVLILSPQRIVMGGGVMKQSQLFPLIHTKLQELLSGYVQHPALNEAIGSYIVPPQLGDNAGLSGSLGLAKLALDRR
- a CDS encoding HRDC domain-containing protein codes for the protein MQIVFMNRLSRMSGVDQEVFAQLWIGEEEGLWRLGWRDFSGEQEMGDSLWYEGGSWSEMLCVYRHELAMKMGDGYRPLIDGVFHEDEHLSSRGQEQLKLQYYSEQHGNETVYEELCSWRRGKASSERKAPYILASNRLLRMISAFLPHTAEELLQIPGVGEGKASQYGADWLSITSGVQREHQYPLGWVSDSIDEESFVSWLYKQKELKYKKQLERLRLRRVLLQGIEGGQGMEQLKGLSGVSRREVLEAVEELEKDGYSVEKLIALELSEVTSQELNNIWTAYELIGDTFLKPVLYKAYGEDFSPAEGLDMYYERLRLIRIRFRREQPAALGLATNL
- a CDS encoding 1-phosphofructokinase family hexose kinase, producing MIVTLTVNPSVDASTGIGQVVPDHKLRCREASYKPGGGGVNVSRAIHRLGGDSLALYASGGLHGQLLHHMLEQEGVRHQEIPISGQTRENLIVVEESTGQQYRFDMPGPRFIEGDWKECLEQLTALPDKPAYIVASGSLPPGCPADFYARVIEAAKPWKARVIVDTSGEALQLAADAGVYLLKPNARELEDLSGHAISGDEEVKAAALQLIEEGRTEVVVVSLGGDGALLITRDGCEHLRAPEVPVLSVVGAGDSLVAGLVYSLERGWPLRRAVQFGIASGAAAVMNPERQLCKREDTERLFAGMDTGAAGHM